In Patescibacteria group bacterium, one DNA window encodes the following:
- a CDS encoding glycosyltransferase family 2 protein: MEFDKKVAVIVVNYNGKKFLDDLFESLKITKYPADKWKLVFVDNNSADDSLEYAKEKYPFAHFIENKENLGFTGGNNCGSDWAIENNYDYIFLLNQDTIVTSDWLNILVETMENDLTIACLQPKILLHPEVEKINTAGNKINFLGFGYSTLNGIKDEGQIKYLSDINYCSGAGVLIRVDFIKKVGLFDDEMFFDLEDLDLGWKAQMLGYRNVINPRAIMYHKYKFGGAGKRMYFTERNRFIVFYKNYKTATRILLLPMSIVMEFGILLFALKNKWLKYKIQSYFYFLNPKNWKYLRRAKKKIQSLRTVKDVDIMKKFTPVINFQEIDNPLLKYVGNPIMKLYYWLMILIIKW; this comes from the coding sequence ATGGAATTTGACAAAAAAGTAGCCGTAATAGTAGTAAACTACAATGGCAAAAAATTTTTAGATGATCTTTTTGAATCATTAAAAATCACAAAGTATCCAGCAGACAAATGGAAACTTGTATTTGTAGACAACAATTCCGCCGATGATTCTCTAGAATACGCAAAAGAAAAATATCCTTTCGCACATTTTATAGAAAACAAAGAAAATTTAGGATTTACTGGTGGAAATAATTGTGGAAGCGATTGGGCTATAGAAAACAATTATGATTATATATTTTTGCTAAATCAAGACACGATAGTTACATCAGACTGGCTAAATATATTAGTAGAGACAATGGAAAATGATTTGACGATTGCATGTCTTCAACCAAAAATATTACTTCACCCAGAAGTAGAAAAAATAAACACAGCTGGAAACAAAATAAATTTTCTTGGTTTTGGATATAGCACATTAAATGGAATAAAAGATGAAGGACAAATAAAATATTTAAGCGATATAAATTACTGCTCAGGAGCTGGTGTTCTTATAAGAGTTGATTTTATAAAAAAAGTTGGACTTTTTGATGATGAAATGTTTTTTGACTTGGAAGATTTGGATCTTGGCTGGAAAGCACAAATGTTGGGATATAGAAATGTAATAAATCCTCGTGCCATAATGTACCACAAATACAAATTTGGTGGCGCAGGAAAAAGAATGTATTTTACAGAAAGAAATAGATTTATAGTATTTTATAAAAATTACAAAACAGCAACTAGAATTTTGCTTTTGCCAATGTCTATAGTAATGGAATTTGGAATTTTGCTTTTTGCACTAAAAAATAAATGGTTGAAATACAAAATACAAAGTTATTTTTATTTTCTAAATCCAAAAAATTGGAAATACCTTAGAAGAGCAAAGAAAAAAATTCAATCACTTAGAACTGTAAAAGATGTCGATATAATGAAAAAGTTTACTCCTGTAATAAATTTTCAAGAAATAGACAATCCACTTCTAAAATATGTTGGAAATCCTATAATGAAACTTTATTATTGGCTTATGATACTAATTATAAAATGGTAG
- a CDS encoding glycosyltransferase family 4 protein: MVENTKKISHIVCVFPPYNGGIGTAAQKQAKIGQKFGYNVSVYTPNYQKTGDIRDVIENIDIYRLNPKFTLGNAGYINISKYLKDADIIHLHYPFYFSMIPVILFAKKHKIKVLTFWHMNPKDVGLKGLFFVLYEKFVTPWIFKNSDKTLVSTSDYFLNSSTKKLFEKNKNKIQELAFSVNTENFKPREKNFELIEKYNLIGKKVCIFVGGLDRAHYFKGLEIILHAFTKLNDNYRLLVVGIGDMKEYYKNLTKELKIEEKIIFLDSIQNNALHKYYNLADCLILASINQGEAFGIVQLEAMSSAIPVIASDLPGVRTVLKDNETGFTFKTGNANDLSDKIKKLFETEDLLIKFGNNARERVLENYSDEIISQKLNSIYENMLNK; the protein is encoded by the coding sequence ATGGTAGAAAATACAAAAAAAATATCTCACATAGTTTGTGTATTTCCACCTTACAATGGTGGAATAGGTACAGCAGCTCAAAAACAAGCTAAAATTGGCCAAAAATTTGGCTATAATGTCTCTGTATATACCCCAAATTATCAAAAAACAGGCGATATTAGAGACGTAATAGAAAATATAGATATATACAGACTAAACCCAAAATTTACACTAGGAAACGCAGGATATATTAATATTTCAAAATATTTAAAAGATGCTGATATTATTCATCTCCACTATCCATTTTATTTTTCAATGATTCCTGTAATATTGTTTGCCAAAAAACACAAAATAAAAGTTTTGACTTTCTGGCATATGAATCCAAAAGATGTTGGACTAAAAGGATTATTTTTTGTGCTTTATGAAAAATTTGTTACGCCTTGGATATTCAAAAATTCTGACAAAACATTAGTAAGCACAAGTGATTATTTTTTGAATAGTTCTACAAAAAAATTATTTGAAAAAAATAAAAATAAAATACAAGAATTAGCTTTTAGTGTAAACACAGAAAATTTTAAACCGCGAGAAAAAAATTTTGAATTAATTGAAAAATATAATTTGATTGGAAAAAAAGTTTGTATATTTGTTGGTGGACTGGACAGGGCACATTATTTCAAAGGACTTGAAATAATACTTCATGCATTTACAAAATTAAATGATAATTATAGATTGCTTGTTGTAGGCATTGGAGATATGAAAGAATATTATAAAAATCTTACAAAAGAATTAAAAATTGAAGAAAAAATAATATTTCTAGATTCTATACAAAACAACGCACTTCATAAATACTATAATTTGGCTGATTGTCTTATACTTGCTTCTATAAATCAAGGTGAAGCATTTGGAATAGTGCAACTTGAAGCAATGTCTAGTGCAATCCCTGTAATAGCATCTGATTTACCAGGGGTAAGAACAGTTCTAAAAGACAATGAGACTGGATTTACTTTCAAAACTGGCAATGCAAATGATTTATCTGATAAAATAAAAAAACTTTTTGAAACAGAGGATTTGCTTATAAAATTTGGTAACAACGCGAGAGAAAGAGTATTAGAAAATTATAGTGATGAAATAATTTCACAAAAATTGAATTCAATATATGAAAATATGCTTAATAAATAG
- a CDS encoding glycosyltransferase has protein sequence MKICLINSFFYPDKKGGAETVVYNIANELKNRNYKVVVICAGLEKEKTTEEYLDGFKIYRVGFDKYFPFHNIDNENIFSRLLWRIHQFNNKFSSKNIQTIITKENPDLILTHNVLGLGYNIIKDINKFKKKHITTIHDVQLVIPSGVMTKEAKINDINKIYMFFTKNIYRKCKYIISPSQKLVDFYSKYKFFQDAKINILPNPIQLQKISTQEKKHDELKVLYIGQLEEHKGLSDLIKTFKKLDAKKFHLTIAGRGQMAEKINNIAYTVSNIDFVGEYYAQKRIKLLEESDIVAIPSKCFENSPMVMYESWLSGVPVIVSDFGGLPELIKEYKNGWTFEMGNIDDLKLKLEDIYKNKEKLDEISKYCLEYVKKFDVSKYVDKILNI, from the coding sequence ATGAAAATATGCTTAATAAATAGCTTTTTCTATCCAGATAAAAAAGGTGGCGCTGAGACAGTAGTGTACAATATTGCAAATGAACTGAAAAATAGAAACTACAAAGTAGTTGTAATATGCGCAGGATTAGAAAAAGAAAAAACAACCGAAGAATATTTGGATGGTTTTAAAATATATAGAGTAGGCTTCGATAAATATTTTCCATTTCATAATATTGATAATGAAAATATATTTTCTAGACTCTTATGGAGAATACATCAATTCAATAACAAATTCTCATCAAAAAATATACAAACTATAATAACAAAAGAAAATCCAGATTTAATTCTTACTCATAATGTTTTGGGACTTGGATATAATATCATAAAAGATATAAATAAATTCAAGAAGAAACACATCACAACGATTCATGACGTACAACTTGTAATTCCATCCGGTGTAATGACGAAAGAAGCAAAAATAAATGATATAAATAAAATTTATATGTTTTTTACAAAAAATATATATAGAAAATGTAAGTACATTATAAGTCCATCTCAAAAATTAGTAGATTTTTATTCAAAATACAAATTTTTCCAAGATGCAAAAATAAATATATTACCAAACCCAATACAATTGCAAAAAATAAGTACACAAGAAAAAAAACATGATGAATTAAAAGTTTTGTATATTGGACAACTTGAAGAGCATAAAGGATTATCTGATCTTATAAAAACATTCAAAAAATTGGACGCAAAAAAATTTCATCTTACAATAGCTGGTCGTGGACAAATGGCAGAAAAAATAAATAATATTGCCTATACTGTAAGTAATATAGATTTTGTAGGAGAATACTACGCTCAAAAAAGAATAAAATTACTAGAAGAAAGTGATATAGTTGCAATTCCATCAAAATGTTTTGAAAATTCACCAATGGTAATGTATGAATCATGGCTTTCTGGTGTTCCTGTAATTGTTTCAGATTTTGGTGGATTACCAGAATTAATAAAAGAATACAAAAATGGCTGGACTTTTGAAATGGGAAATATTGATGATTTGAAATTAAAGTTAGAAGATATATACAAAAACAAGGAAAAATTAGATGAAATATCAAAATATTGTCTAGAATATGTAAAAAAGTTTGATGTTTCTAAATATGTAGATAAAATATTAAATATTTAA
- a CDS encoding GtrA family protein, giving the protein MENIFEKIEKKDKFFSKKTGVHFFTYLLVGGIGNCIEIVILLMLVEIFNIWYLYASIITFTLGTILSFGMRKIFIFKNKGFKKIHKQIASYIFMFIIELCINYFIMTFFVEIFKLHYLMAYITSILIASVTGIAGFLWNKNVTFR; this is encoded by the coding sequence ATGGAAAATATTTTTGAAAAAATAGAAAAAAAAGATAAATTCTTCTCAAAAAAAACAGGAGTACATTTTTTTACATATTTGCTTGTGGGTGGTATTGGAAATTGTATTGAGATAGTAATTCTTCTTATGCTTGTAGAAATATTTAATATTTGGTATCTATATGCATCTATTATTACATTTACATTAGGAACCATACTTTCTTTTGGCATGAGAAAAATTTTTATTTTCAAAAATAAAGGATTTAAAAAAATACACAAACAAATAGCTTCTTATATTTTTATGTTTATTATAGAACTTTGTATAAATTATTTTATAATGACTTTTTTTGTAGAAATATTTAAACTACACTATTTAATGGCTTATATAACATCTATTTTGATAGCTAGCGTAACTGGTATAGCAGGTTTTTTATGGAATAAAAATGTCACTTTTAGATAA
- a CDS encoding GLUG motif-containing protein: MKKINKYIILSFFVFLFFIINTNTTKAATSTIDSIQDLYNIRNNLSGNYELGANLDFDDINSYDVTTSTTGYDTVAEFKTAMTSGTGWLPIGDYDNKFMGNLDGNSYTISNLFINRPTTDSIGLFGYTNGASITNIFLENVEITGRNGVGGLIGVAYMISSLYVENCGVQGNVNSTHMSVGGLIGVAQLLGIKQILNSYAIVDVTGSATQNIGGLVGENSATISNSYSSGNVSGTGTYIGGLVGYNTDFGNIINSYATGRISKKDGGSGGLIGRNQGTVINSYYNSETTGQIDTRKGDSKTTLQMTSSSTFIGWDFDTIWNIEEGSSYPYLRHQNDILLYNYPIIVTLEKDISVSDSDYILTLSWNPVITPSDYTFLGYDIYRNDIKIVDYTFETEYIDNILEIETDYNYYVKATFQKDPEQLITTSNIVSFKLYEVSSADDLNNIRSDLNGYYIQTTNINLAVSPYNEGTGWVPIGNSSTKFSGTFDGNNHTISNLFINSADSYGVGLFGINSYLATLKNVSLENIDITNGVNWAWAIGGLVGENNGSIINSYTTGNLHETDESGEGIGGLVGDNYFLIDRSYSNVNVIGGDWAIGGLVGENRGIILNSYSTGSVSGVLDSVGGLVGANYDGIIENSYSTGLVTGLTNVGGLVGDHDDDYITSSYYNSQTSGQSDDDGRGTPRTTLEMTYPYDDSENDTYVDWDFVDTWHSDINLNVNNGYPVNYTYIDSVGPVITILGSNPLSIYKGDSYYDEGATAIDAVDGDITNDICRYKYSRIIYCHICSIRFCY, from the coding sequence ATGAAAAAAATAAACAAATATATAATACTATCATTTTTTGTATTTCTATTTTTTATAATAAATACAAATACTACAAAAGCAGCAACAAGCACTATAGATAGTATTCAAGATCTATACAATATAAGAAATAATTTATCAGGAAATTATGAATTAGGTGCTAATCTAGATTTTGATGATATAAATAGTTATGATGTAACGACTTCAACAACAGGATATGATACAGTGGCAGAATTCAAAACAGCAATGACTAGCGGAACCGGGTGGTTGCCGATTGGAGATTATGATAATAAATTTATGGGAAATTTAGATGGAAACAGTTATACAATATCCAATCTATTTATAAATAGACCAACAACTGATTCTATAGGATTATTCGGATATACAAATGGAGCAAGTATTACAAATATATTTTTAGAAAATGTTGAAATAACGGGAAGAAATGGTGTTGGTGGATTGATTGGTGTAGCTTACATGATAAGCAGTCTTTATGTAGAAAATTGTGGTGTCCAAGGAAATGTAAACAGTACTCACATGAGTGTGGGGGGACTCATAGGTGTAGCTCAGTTATTAGGTATAAAACAAATATTAAATTCATATGCTATAGTAGATGTAACAGGTAGTGCAACACAAAATATTGGTGGACTTGTAGGAGAAAATTCAGCTACTATATCAAACTCCTATTCTTCTGGTAATGTAAGTGGAACAGGGACCTATATAGGTGGATTGGTTGGCTACAATACTGATTTTGGAAATATTATAAATTCCTATGCAACAGGACGTATAAGTAAAAAAGATGGAGGCTCAGGTGGATTAATTGGACGCAACCAAGGGACAGTCATAAATAGTTATTATAATTCAGAAACAACTGGACAAATTGATACCAGAAAAGGAGATTCCAAGACAACGCTACAAATGACAAGTAGTTCTACATTTATTGGTTGGGACTTTGACACTATTTGGAATATTGAAGAAGGTTCAAGTTATCCATATCTAAGACATCAGAACGATATTTTATTATACAATTATCCTATTATTGTTACTTTGGAAAAAGATATATCGGTCAGTGATTCGGACTATATATTAACATTATCCTGGAATCCAGTAATTACTCCTTCTGATTATACATTTTTAGGATATGATATATATCGTAATGATATAAAAATAGTTGATTATACCTTTGAAACCGAGTATATAGATAATATACTTGAAATAGAAACTGATTATAATTATTATGTAAAAGCAACATTTCAAAAAGACCCAGAGCAACTTATAACAACTTCAAATATTGTTTCATTTAAATTATATGAGGTTTCCTCTGCTGATGATCTAAATAATATAAGAAGTGATTTAAATGGCTATTATATACAAACTACAAATATAAATTTAGCTGTATCTCCATACAACGAAGGAACTGGATGGGTTCCCATAGGAAATAGTAGTACTAAATTTTCTGGAACATTTGATGGAAATAACCACACAATTTCTAATCTTTTTATTAATAGTGCTGATAGTTATGGTGTTGGTTTATTTGGTATTAATTCATATCTTGCTACGCTAAAGAATGTATCTTTAGAAAATATTGATATTACAAATGGTGTTAATTGGGCTTGGGCTATTGGTGGATTGGTGGGGGAAAATAATGGTAGTATAATAAATTCATATACAACTGGTAATTTACATGAAACAGACGAAAGTGGAGAGGGTATTGGTGGATTGGTGGGGGATAATTATTTTTTAATTGATAGATCATATTCAAATGTAAATGTTATTGGTGGTGATTGGGCTATTGGTGGACTTGTAGGAGAGAATCGTGGTATTATTCTAAATTCTTATTCTACTGGAAGTGTTAGTGGGGTTCTAGATTCTGTAGGTGGATTGGTGGGGGCAAATTATGATGGTATTATAGAAAATTCCTATTCTACAGGTTTAGTCACTGGGCTTACAAATGTGGGTGGATTAGTTGGGGATCATGATGATGACTATATCACATCCTCCTACTACAACTCACAAACATCAGGTCAATCAGATGATGATGGAAGAGGTACTCCTAGAACTACATTAGAGATGACATATCCATATGATGATAGTGAAAATGATACTTATGTAGATTGGGATTTTGTTGATACTTGGCATAGCGATATAAATTTAAATGTTAACAATGGTTATCCAGTTAACTATACTTATATAGATTCTGTAGGACCAGTCATAACAATTCTAGGATCAAATCCATTATCAATATACAAAGGAGATAGTTATTATGATGAAGGAGCTACAGCTATAGATGCAGTAGATGGAGATATAACAAATGATATATGTAGATATAAATACAGTAGGATCATATACTGTCACATATGTAGTATCAGATTCTGCTACTAA
- a CDS encoding glycosyltransferase family 39 protein — protein sequence MNKKKIIFYFLYFLILGIFFYFYNYLNIENGSQPLIFNSPDETSNYYFTEHFSKNLNFKEYNSYLSISNDIHPRSTKVSGNYIMPSSFIGLPMIYGFISKFTGIWTIPYMTPIFAIIGIIFFFLLIKEIFDKKTAIISSLLLLVLPSYWYFSVKSMMHNILFIVLFIISTYYFLLAIKYKKILFYLIFPIFLALSLMTRTSEIVWISFIYLIITIFSIKKIDWKKFILSGIIFLIFLTPLFYFNKQNQGSVTTPAYLNDSTDSNNLSALQLVEKIILPFGFHPKNMQYTIWNYIFKLVWFYSLLFLVGIIYFIWKRNNIDKIKNLYFLLWILLSGFLFTYYGSWLFYDNPTPTSVTIGSSYLRYLLPYFVFGIPIAGFFISKINFKKTYINTIIISLILIFIFINSYMIVMKDNEEGIIKIGNDLNIYKNRTEKIIQDTPKNAIIITNMADKYIFPYRNVIHFENEIYLYNNFDKLFENNIPLYYFGFTFKDLYINSKFENENIKISEPIFTDGDHSLYKIYRE from the coding sequence ATGAATAAGAAAAAAATTATCTTTTATTTTTTATATTTTTTAATTTTAGGCATATTTTTCTATTTCTATAATTATCTAAATATTGAGAATGGTTCACAACCACTTATTTTCAATTCTCCAGATGAAACTTCAAATTATTATTTTACAGAACACTTTTCCAAAAATCTAAATTTCAAAGAATATAATAGTTATTTATCAATATCAAACGATATTCACCCAAGAAGCACAAAAGTATCAGGAAATTATATTATGCCAAGCAGTTTTATAGGGCTTCCTATGATATATGGATTTATTTCAAAATTCACAGGGATCTGGACTATTCCGTACATGACTCCTATTTTTGCAATAATAGGAATTATATTCTTTTTTCTTTTGATAAAAGAAATATTTGACAAAAAAACTGCAATAATTTCTTCTTTATTATTACTTGTACTACCTAGTTATTGGTATTTTTCTGTAAAATCAATGATGCATAATATATTGTTTATCGTGCTTTTTATAATTTCTACATATTATTTTTTATTGGCGATAAAATACAAAAAAATTCTATTTTATTTAATATTCCCTATATTTCTGGCATTATCTTTAATGACAAGAACATCTGAAATTGTTTGGATATCTTTTATATACTTAATTATTACTATATTTTCAATAAAAAAAATCGATTGGAAAAAATTTATATTGAGCGGAATTATTTTTTTAATATTTCTAACACCGCTATTTTATTTCAACAAACAAAATCAAGGATCGGTTACGACCCCAGCTTATCTAAATGATTCAACAGATTCAAATAATTTAAGCGCATTACAATTAGTAGAAAAAATAATTTTACCCTTTGGGTTTCATCCAAAAAATATGCAATACACTATTTGGAATTATATTTTCAAATTAGTATGGTTTTATAGTTTATTATTCTTGGTAGGAATTATATATTTTATATGGAAAAGAAATAATATTGATAAAATTAAAAATTTATATTTTTTATTGTGGATACTTTTAAGTGGATTTTTATTTACATATTATGGAAGCTGGCTATTCTATGACAACCCGACTCCTACATCAGTAACAATTGGAAGTTCTTATCTTAGATATTTATTACCATATTTTGTATTTGGAATACCAATTGCGGGATTTTTTATTTCAAAAATAAATTTCAAAAAAACATATATAAATACAATAATTATATCTCTAATTCTTATTTTTATATTTATAAATTCGTATATGATAGTAATGAAAGATAATGAAGAAGGTATAATAAAAATTGGAAATGATTTGAATATTTATAAAAATAGAACAGAAAAAATTATACAAGACACTCCAAAAAATGCAATTATAATTACTAATATGGCTGACAAATACATATTTCCTTATAGAAATGTAATACATTTTGAAAATGAAATTTATTTATACAACAATTTTGATAAATTATTTGAAAACAACATTCCATTATATTACTTTGGTTTTACATTTAAAGATTTATATATTAATTCAAAATTTGAAAATGAAAACATAAAAATTAGTGAACCTATTTTTACAGATGGAGATCATTCTTTATATAAGATTTATCGTGAATAA
- a CDS encoding dTDP-4-dehydrorhamnose 3,5-epimerase family protein has protein sequence MIKDVIIKELTKYSDQRGWLAEIFREDESNLKPVMSYISVTLPSVSRGPHEHLKQSDFFVFVGPGTFKVYLWDNRKDSPTYEEKMEIEVGEDKPATIIVPPGVVHGYKCISDIPAWSVNLPDKLYKGTNKTEEVDEVRWEQIEDSPFKIE, from the coding sequence ATGATAAAAGATGTAATAATCAAAGAACTCACAAAATACAGTGACCAAAGAGGTTGGCTCGCTGAAATATTTAGAGAAGATGAATCCAATTTAAAACCAGTTATGAGTTACATTTCTGTAACATTACCAAGTGTCTCTCGTGGCCCTCATGAACATTTAAAACAATCAGATTTTTTCGTATTTGTAGGACCTGGAACATTTAAAGTATATTTATGGGATAATAGAAAAGACAGCCCAACGTATGAAGAAAAGATGGAAATAGAAGTAGGCGAAGATAAACCTGCAACTATTATAGTTCCACCAGGAGTTGTACATGGTTATAAATGTATTTCCGATATTCCAGCATGGTCAGTAAATTTACCAGACAAATTATATAAAGGTACAAATAAGACAGAAGAAGTAGACGAAGTAAGATGGGAACAAATAGAAGACTCACCATTTAAAATAGAATAA
- a CDS encoding HIT family protein, with protein MDCVFCKIIKGEIPSLKIYEDDDCLAFLDINPINEGHTLVVPKKHYDTFLNTPIEEIEKLINVIYKIAPKIKKSLNADAFNIGLNNGKEAGQIIFHTHFHIIPRFNDDNLANWENKTMNQEELENISKKIQNNI; from the coding sequence ATGGACTGTGTATTCTGCAAAATTATAAAAGGAGAAATTCCATCATTAAAAATTTATGAAGATGATGATTGCTTGGCATTTCTAGATATAAATCCTATAAATGAGGGACATACTCTTGTTGTACCAAAAAAACATTATGATACATTCCTAAACACACCTATAGAAGAAATTGAAAAGTTAATAAATGTAATATACAAAATAGCACCAAAGATAAAAAAATCTCTAAATGCAGATGCTTTTAATATTGGATTAAACAATGGAAAAGAGGCTGGACAAATCATATTCCATACACATTTTCATATAATTCCTAGATTTAATGACGATAATTTGGCTAATTGGGAAAACAAAACTATGAATCAAGAAGAATTAGAAAATATATCAAAAAAAATTCAAAATAATATTTAA
- a CDS encoding MazG nucleotide pyrophosphohydrolase domain-containing protein: protein MLKLKSKPTLKEIQKYVEKMETERGFVKEHVIQKCLLLGEEVGELFKAVRKQIGIKVDKKSTEYMIENELADVLIYLCEIANRYNIDLEKALRRKEEINKKRVWEKTTNKKITIY, encoded by the coding sequence ATGCTTAAATTAAAATCAAAACCAACTTTAAAAGAAATTCAAAAATATGTAGAAAAAATGGAAACTGAACGTGGTTTTGTAAAAGAACATGTTATACAAAAATGTCTTTTATTAGGCGAAGAAGTTGGAGAATTATTCAAAGCAGTTAGAAAACAAATTGGAATAAAAGTTGACAAAAAATCTACGGAATACATGATAGAAAATGAATTAGCAGATGTGCTAATTTATTTATGTGAAATAGCAAATAGATATAATATTGATTTGGAAAAAGCACTAAGAAGAAAAGAAGAAATAAATAAAAAAAGAGTGTGGGAAAAAACAACTAACAAAAAAATAACAATATATTAA
- the rfbB gene encoding dTDP-glucose 4,6-dehydratase, protein MKIFITGGAGFIGTNFIYYMMKKYPDYKIVNFDKLTYAGNLNNLKSIENNPNYKFIKGDIAEENDVKNAMTGCDTVVHFAAESHVDRSIMDPDTFVRTNILGTNVLLRIAKELRINRFHHVSTDEVFGALKPNDSKFNEDTIYDPKSPYSASKAASDHLVRAYYHTFALPITISNCSNNYGPYQFPEKFIPLFATNLIEGKKVPVYGEGLNIRDWIHVDDHSSAVDLILHNGKIGSTYCIGADCEKTNIDIVHLILKHFGKDEEMIEYVQDRLGHDFRYAIDSSKIQNELGWKPQISFEDGLKQTLKWYEDNEYWWREIKSGDYQKYYENQYVNRK, encoded by the coding sequence ATGAAAATATTTATAACAGGTGGTGCGGGTTTTATAGGTACGAACTTCATCTATTATATGATGAAAAAATACCCGGATTATAAAATAGTAAATTTTGATAAACTTACTTATGCTGGAAATTTGAATAATTTAAAAAGCATAGAAAATAACCCAAATTATAAATTCATAAAAGGAGATATTGCAGAAGAAAATGATGTAAAAAATGCAATGACTGGTTGTGATACTGTTGTACATTTTGCTGCAGAGAGTCATGTTGATAGATCAATTATGGATCCAGATACTTTTGTAAGAACAAACATACTTGGAACAAATGTACTTCTTCGAATTGCAAAAGAGCTTAGAATTAATAGATTTCACCATGTTTCAACTGACGAAGTATTTGGGGCTTTGAAGCCAAATGATTCTAAATTCAATGAAGATACCATCTATGACCCAAAAAGTCCTTATTCGGCATCAAAAGCGGCCTCAGATCACCTTGTAAGAGCATATTATCACACATTTGCACTTCCTATTACAATATCAAATTGTTCAAATAATTATGGCCCATATCAATTCCCTGAAAAATTTATTCCACTTTTTGCCACAAATTTAATAGAAGGAAAAAAAGTACCTGTGTACGGAGAAGGGTTAAATATTAGAGATTGGATTCATGTTGATGATCACTCTAGTGCTGTAGATTTGATTCTTCACAATGGAAAAATAGGAAGTACATATTGTATAGGAGCTGACTGCGAAAAAACAAATATTGATATTGTACATTTGATTTTGAAACATTTTGGAAAAGATGAAGAAATGATTGAATATGTTCAAGATAGATTGGGTCATGATTTTAGATATGCAATTGATTCTTCAAAAATTCAAAATGAATTGGGGTGGAAACCTCAAATTAGTTTTGAAGATGGATTAAAGCAAACTCTAAAATGGTATGAAGACAACGAGTATTGGTGGAGAGAAATAAAATCAGGTGATTATCAAAAGTATTACGAAAATCAGTATGTAAATAGAAAATAA
- a CDS encoding methyltransferase domain-containing protein: MSNKNIIEQYWNKVYSKHPSNQLPWFNIKIPKIIIANINKLDKNKKLLIPGCGTGETVKFIKNLGFNDIIGTDISSTAIKIAKKQFSNIVFYKIETEKLDQNRFLNSNIFDWLNLHQISPKKLNKYLLTLQKISNFLIITYIFEPELGKVRNSYITEAKVYNHDPEKIIKILKGLALKHRFNFVFSINKKFGTKKHNAECLIFEKCIKF, translated from the coding sequence ATGTCTAATAAAAATATCATTGAGCAGTATTGGAATAAAGTATATAGCAAACATCCTTCAAATCAGTTACCATGGTTTAATATAAAAATTCCAAAAATAATTATTGCAAACATTAATAAATTAGATAAAAATAAAAAATTACTTATTCCCGGATGCGGAACAGGGGAAACAGTAAAGTTTATTAAAAATTTAGGTTTTAATGATATAATTGGTACAGATATCTCAAGTACGGCTATTAAAATTGCTAAAAAACAATTTTCTAATATAGTTTTTTATAAAATTGAAACAGAAAAACTTGATCAAAACAGATTTTTAAACTCAAATATTTTTGATTGGCTAAATCTTCATCAAATTAGCCCAAAGAAATTGAATAAGTATTTATTGACTCTACAAAAAATTTCCAACTTCTTAATAATTACATATATATTTGAACCAGAGTTAGGTAAAGTCAGAAATTCATATATAACTGAGGCTAAAGTTTATAATCATGATCCAGAAAAAATTATAAAAATATTAAAAGGTTTGGCTTTAAAACATAGATTTAATTTTGTTTTTTCTATTAATAAAAAATTTGGAACAAAAAAACATAATGCCGAATGCTTAATATTTGAAAAGTGTATAAAATTTTAA